A stretch of Lysobacter sp. K5869 DNA encodes these proteins:
- a CDS encoding ABC transporter permease — MNKLVKLGRGLLIALVLIAGLALWAVAPWPVLLALAAALALWMLLTRSGQQAASVAGVGISTLKQRLGSSSVVVIGIAGVVAVLVAMLSMAEGYRQTLARTGSDDSVIVLRGASAAEVMSTLDLASINVIEQAPGIARGPDGRPLASPETVVAANLPVKGGAPGQDGSVQLRGVGDRAWLVRPQVKIEKGRKFETGKREVMVGSGAQRQFAGMEVGKQIRLGSEQWTVVGVFKSGDAMDSELWADAEMVAATYRRGASRNAVVAKLSSAKEFKSFKAALAADPRLQVDVTTTADYFAKQSETMTTVIRVIGIVVGSIMAIGAVFGALNTMFATVATRAREIATLRAIGFRGLPVVVAVMLETMLLALIGGLIGGLLAWAIFNGYTASTIAGGVGQLTFDFRVTGALLWSGLKWALAIGFVGGLFPALRAATLPVTSALRAL, encoded by the coding sequence ATGAACAAGCTCGTTAAATTGGGCCGCGGCCTCCTCATCGCGCTCGTGCTGATCGCCGGGCTCGCGCTGTGGGCCGTCGCGCCGTGGCCGGTGTTGCTGGCCCTGGCCGCCGCGCTGGCGCTGTGGATGCTGCTGACCCGCAGCGGCCAGCAAGCCGCGTCGGTGGCCGGCGTCGGCATCAGCACGCTCAAGCAGCGCTTGGGCTCGTCGTCGGTGGTGGTGATCGGCATCGCCGGCGTGGTCGCGGTGTTGGTGGCGATGCTGTCGATGGCCGAAGGCTACCGGCAGACGCTCGCGCGCACCGGCAGCGACGACAGCGTGATCGTGCTGCGCGGCGCCTCGGCGGCGGAAGTGATGTCGACCCTCGACCTCGCCAGCATCAACGTGATCGAACAGGCGCCCGGCATCGCCCGCGGCCCCGACGGCCGCCCGCTGGCCTCGCCGGAAACCGTGGTCGCGGCCAATTTGCCGGTCAAGGGCGGCGCCCCCGGCCAGGACGGCAGCGTGCAGCTGCGCGGCGTCGGCGACCGCGCGTGGCTGGTGCGGCCGCAGGTCAAGATCGAGAAGGGCCGCAAGTTCGAGACCGGCAAGCGCGAAGTGATGGTCGGCAGCGGCGCGCAGCGCCAGTTCGCCGGCATGGAAGTGGGCAAGCAGATCCGCCTGGGCTCCGAGCAGTGGACCGTGGTCGGCGTGTTCAAGTCCGGCGACGCGATGGATTCGGAACTGTGGGCCGACGCCGAAATGGTCGCGGCGACCTACCGCCGCGGCGCCTCGCGCAACGCGGTCGTCGCCAAGCTCAGCTCGGCCAAGGAGTTCAAGAGCTTCAAGGCCGCGCTGGCCGCCGACCCGCGCTTGCAGGTCGACGTCACCACCACCGCCGACTACTTCGCCAAGCAGTCCGAGACCATGACCACGGTGATCCGCGTCATCGGCATCGTGGTCGGTTCGATCATGGCCATCGGCGCGGTGTTCGGCGCGCTCAACACCATGTTCGCCACCGTCGCCACCCGCGCGCGCGAGATCGCGACCCTGCGCGCGATCGGCTTCCGCGGCCTGCCGGTGGTGGTGGCGGTGATGCTGGAAACGATGCTGCTGGCGCTGATCGGCGGCCTGATCGGCGGCTTGCTGGCGTGGGCGATCTTCAACGGCTACACCGCATCGACCATCGCCGGCGGCGTCGGCCAGCTCACCTTCGACTTCCGCGTCACCGGCGCGCTGCTGTGGAGCGGCTTGAAGTGGGCGCTGGCGATCGGCTTCGTCGGCGGCCTGTTCCCGGCGCTGCGCGCGGCGACCTTGCCGGTGACCTCGGCCTTGCGCGCGTTGTAA
- the rarD gene encoding EamA family transporter RarD, whose translation MNTGTDRRGLWIAVASFVLWGLMPLYWHLLNSVPSLMIVAHRIVWSTLLVTAWLCWKNGRGWLLDVLREPRKAGMLAVSGCLIAFNWGLYIWAVNAGHVIETSLGYFIGPLVSVMLGVLFLGERLRAVQWVSVALAFAGVLWLTAQYGRPPLIALGLAVSFAVYGLVRKLVAVEAVTGLGVENAYLFVPALALMFWGESHGQGGFLGGWGLGIDALLVIAGALTALPLIGFAYAVRRVSLTAIGLLQYVAPTLQFLIGWLVLREAFDATRAVGFALIWFGLVVFAGEGVLRSRRLTAAAGAA comes from the coding sequence ATGAATACCGGCACCGACCGGCGCGGTCTGTGGATCGCGGTCGCGTCCTTCGTGCTGTGGGGGTTGATGCCGCTGTACTGGCATCTGCTCAACTCGGTTCCCTCGCTGATGATCGTGGCCCACCGCATCGTGTGGAGCACGCTGCTGGTGACCGCGTGGCTGTGCTGGAAGAACGGCCGGGGCTGGCTGCTGGACGTGCTGCGCGAGCCGCGCAAGGCCGGCATGCTCGCGGTCAGCGGCTGCCTGATCGCGTTCAACTGGGGCTTGTACATATGGGCGGTCAACGCCGGCCACGTGATCGAGACCAGCTTGGGCTATTTCATCGGCCCGCTGGTGAGCGTGATGCTCGGCGTGCTGTTCCTCGGCGAGCGCCTGCGCGCGGTGCAATGGGTGTCGGTCGCGCTGGCCTTCGCCGGCGTGTTGTGGCTGACCGCGCAGTACGGCCGCCCGCCGTTGATCGCGCTCGGGCTGGCGGTGTCGTTCGCGGTGTACGGACTGGTGCGCAAGCTGGTCGCGGTGGAAGCGGTGACCGGCCTGGGCGTGGAGAACGCGTACTTGTTCGTGCCGGCGCTGGCGCTGATGTTCTGGGGCGAAAGCCACGGCCAGGGCGGTTTCCTCGGCGGCTGGGGCCTGGGCATCGACGCGTTGCTGGTGATCGCCGGCGCGCTGACCGCGCTGCCGCTGATCGGCTTCGCCTACGCGGTGCGGCGGGTGTCGCTGACCGCGATCGGCTTGTTGCAGTACGTCGCGCCGACCTTGCAGTTCCTGATCGGCTGGCTGGTGCTGCGCGAAGCCTTCGACGCGACCCGCGCGGTCGGTTTCGCGCTGATCTGGTTCGGCCTGGTGGTGTTCGCCGGCGAAGGCGTGTTGCGCTCGCGCAGGCTCACGGCGGCGGCCGGGGCGGCGTAA
- a CDS encoding methylated-DNA--[protein]-cysteine S-methyltransferase, giving the protein MNAKSPLRKSGPGAAAQTAAGESLHAAPADKLERARQLLDGGELSLTELSAAVGLSPSHLQRRFSARFGLSPAEYLAQRKLGSLRSALRDGNDVSAALYDAGYGSPSRVYEAGAARLGMTPARYRAGGEGEQIRWSVTRTALGLALVATTARGICMVELGDDAAALEARLRDEFPRASLERVDAGRDEFLAPRVQAVADTLGGGEREVPVDLIGTAFQKKVWDALMKIPPGQTRSYEEVARQIGSPRGARAVAQACANNKVAVVVPCHRVVRGDGSLGGYRWGLPLKEKLLQRERAA; this is encoded by the coding sequence ATGAACGCCAAATCCCCCCTGCGCAAGTCCGGTCCCGGCGCCGCCGCTCAGACGGCCGCCGGCGAATCCCTCCACGCCGCCCCCGCCGACAAGCTCGAGCGCGCACGGCAACTGCTCGACGGCGGCGAACTGTCGCTGACCGAGTTGTCGGCCGCGGTCGGCCTCAGCCCCTCGCACCTGCAGCGCCGCTTCAGCGCGCGCTTCGGCCTGAGCCCGGCCGAGTACCTCGCCCAGCGCAAGCTCGGCAGCCTGCGCAGCGCGCTGCGCGACGGCAACGACGTCAGCGCCGCGCTCTACGACGCCGGCTACGGCTCGCCCTCGCGCGTGTACGAGGCGGGCGCGGCGCGACTGGGCATGACGCCGGCGCGCTACCGCGCGGGCGGCGAGGGCGAGCAGATCCGCTGGAGCGTCACCCGCACCGCGCTCGGCCTGGCGTTGGTGGCGACCACCGCGCGCGGCATCTGCATGGTCGAACTCGGCGACGACGCGGCGGCGTTGGAAGCGCGGCTGCGCGACGAATTCCCGCGCGCGTCGCTGGAGCGCGTGGACGCCGGCCGCGACGAATTCCTCGCCCCGCGCGTGCAGGCCGTGGCCGACACCCTCGGCGGCGGCGAGCGCGAGGTGCCGGTGGATCTGATCGGTACCGCGTTCCAAAAGAAGGTGTGGGACGCGCTGATGAAGATCCCACCGGGGCAGACCCGCAGCTACGAAGAAGTGGCGCGGCAGATCGGCTCGCCGCGTGGTGCGCGCGCGGTGGCGCAAGCCTGCGCGAACAACAAGGTGGCGGTGGTGGTGCCGTGCCATCGCGTGGTGCGCGGCGATGGGTCGCTGGGCGGGTATCGCTGGGGGCTGCCGTTGAAGGAGAAGCTCTTGCAGCGCGAGCGGGCGGCTTGA
- a CDS encoding ABC transporter ATP-binding protein, whose product MDTLVSINHLTKTYQRGPEKVEVLHGINLDIAKGDFVALMGPSGSGKSTLLNLIGGLDNPSGGEITVEGERIDRLSAGQLSQWRSRHVGFVFQFYNLMPALTAQKNVELPLLLSPLGGAQRKRNAEIALTLVGLQDRLNHRPNELSGGQQQRVAIARAIVSDPTLLICDEPTGDLDRQAAEEILNLLRLLNREHGKTIVMVTHDPKAAEYATHTLHLDKGTLVEQQPGAH is encoded by the coding sequence ATGGACACCCTGGTTTCGATCAACCACCTCACCAAAACCTATCAGCGCGGCCCGGAAAAGGTCGAAGTGCTGCACGGCATCAACCTGGACATCGCCAAGGGCGATTTCGTCGCGCTCATGGGGCCTTCGGGCTCGGGCAAGAGCACGCTGCTCAATCTGATCGGCGGCCTCGACAACCCCAGCGGCGGCGAGATCACCGTCGAGGGCGAGCGCATCGACCGCCTCAGCGCCGGCCAGCTGTCGCAGTGGCGCAGCCGCCACGTCGGCTTCGTGTTCCAGTTCTACAACCTGATGCCGGCGCTGACCGCGCAGAAGAACGTCGAACTGCCGCTGCTGCTGTCGCCGCTGGGCGGCGCCCAGCGCAAGCGCAACGCCGAGATCGCGCTGACCCTGGTCGGCTTGCAGGATCGTCTCAACCATCGCCCCAACGAACTCTCCGGCGGCCAGCAGCAGCGCGTGGCGATCGCCCGCGCGATCGTCTCCGATCCGACCTTGCTGATCTGCGACGAACCCACCGGCGACCTGGACCGTCAGGCCGCCGAGGAAATCCTCAACCTGCTGCGCCTGCTCAACCGCGAACACGGCAAGACCATCGTCATGGTCACCCACGACCCGAAGGCCGCCGAGTACGCCACCCACACCCTGCACCTCGACAAGGGCACCCTGGTCGAGCAGCAGCCCGGCGCGCACTGA
- a CDS encoding DUF11 domain-containing protein: MNRSTQLGRQAGALLCAFALAFAGNVLASGASSQRVANATGGVLTDGSDGLRVTWGSNSQFQVRLGNADQVYNSGSTPTGGNLYNSIYLRVDRGAGAVRVYTNANNANTGAFTQFTQVSQSALSGAGTVGSPYQTTTTLRPNNTDDAGITVTILDSYIVPQAWFTRRVALSGMPASGASIKFYQNIDTFLQGGDNGPGFSRTTPGNTTGRPDLVGVAKGTQFEALWWEPSSGTPNWDQYFSGNYTWPQWRICNGGNNNTPNCAVAGGDLGNTVDTNANTDNGIAAQWNIPSGAANFTAEYRVTFALTSVDLVKRFAPATINAGGVSTLTFDLSNKGTGITNSIRFTDTLPANVVIAPTPNVRTSCPSGGALGTALGGMTVTATPGTGTIAVNNGTVNGGSAGAALTCQIAVDVTSNTVGVYHNTNASIGNTNNLVNLVGDEVLTVVQPQLTASKSVVGALAAGQTGAASDGYFSIGVQNTGSGATSGAIAIADTLPAGFSLVSASSAQGAVNCGTLPATGTVACSFTPTAPIAAGDSASVRLNVAIAAAASGSPVNHVAVAGGGDPDPLPACPAAGNPQCAQTPAPIAVNVSLSLVKSELPLASTYTPGRPTTYTLHACNTNGPAVANGATLSDPLPKGVKLSGAWSCAGTGGGTCPASGGNAGDTTVALTGVVLPVGACIDVQVPVLFDQAPATYY; the protein is encoded by the coding sequence ATGAATCGCTCGACCCAACTCGGCCGCCAGGCCGGCGCGCTGCTGTGCGCGTTCGCGCTGGCGTTCGCCGGCAACGTTCTGGCCAGCGGCGCCTCCAGCCAACGCGTGGCCAACGCCACCGGCGGCGTTCTGACCGACGGCTCCGACGGCTTGCGCGTCACCTGGGGCAGCAACAGCCAGTTCCAGGTGCGGCTGGGCAACGCCGATCAGGTCTACAACAGCGGCTCCACGCCGACGGGCGGCAATCTCTACAACAGCATTTATCTGCGCGTGGACCGCGGCGCGGGCGCGGTGCGGGTCTACACCAACGCCAACAACGCCAACACCGGCGCCTTCACCCAGTTCACTCAGGTCTCGCAAAGCGCGCTGAGCGGCGCCGGCACGGTCGGCTCGCCGTACCAGACCACGACGACGCTGCGTCCGAACAACACGGACGACGCCGGCATCACCGTCACCATCCTCGACAGCTACATCGTCCCGCAGGCGTGGTTCACCCGCCGGGTCGCGCTGAGCGGCATGCCCGCCAGCGGCGCGTCGATCAAGTTCTATCAGAACATCGACACCTTCCTGCAAGGCGGCGACAACGGCCCCGGCTTCAGCCGCACCACGCCGGGCAACACCACCGGCCGTCCCGATCTGGTCGGCGTGGCCAAGGGCACGCAGTTCGAGGCGCTGTGGTGGGAGCCTTCGTCGGGCACGCCGAACTGGGATCAATACTTCAGCGGCAATTACACCTGGCCGCAGTGGCGGATCTGCAACGGCGGCAACAACAACACGCCCAATTGCGCCGTCGCCGGCGGCGATCTGGGCAACACCGTCGACACCAACGCCAATACCGACAACGGCATCGCGGCGCAGTGGAACATCCCGTCGGGCGCGGCGAACTTCACCGCCGAATACCGCGTCACCTTCGCCCTGACCTCGGTCGATCTGGTCAAGCGCTTCGCGCCGGCCACGATCAACGCCGGCGGCGTGTCGACGCTGACCTTCGACCTGAGCAACAAGGGCACCGGCATCACCAACAGCATCCGCTTCACCGACACGCTGCCGGCCAACGTGGTGATCGCGCCGACGCCGAACGTGCGCACCAGTTGCCCCAGCGGCGGCGCCCTGGGCACCGCGCTGGGCGGCATGACCGTGACCGCGACGCCGGGCACCGGCACGATCGCGGTGAACAACGGCACCGTCAACGGCGGCAGCGCCGGCGCGGCGCTCACCTGCCAGATCGCGGTCGACGTCACCTCGAACACGGTCGGCGTTTACCACAACACCAACGCGAGCATCGGAAACACCAACAATCTGGTGAATCTGGTCGGCGACGAAGTGCTGACCGTAGTGCAGCCGCAACTCACCGCCAGCAAGTCGGTCGTCGGCGCGCTCGCCGCGGGCCAGACCGGCGCGGCCAGCGACGGCTATTTCAGCATCGGCGTGCAGAACACCGGCAGCGGCGCGACCAGCGGCGCGATCGCCATCGCCGATACCTTGCCCGCCGGTTTCAGTCTGGTCTCGGCGTCCAGCGCGCAGGGCGCGGTGAACTGCGGCACGCTGCCGGCCACCGGCACGGTCGCCTGCAGCTTCACTCCGACCGCGCCGATCGCCGCGGGCGACAGCGCCAGCGTGCGCCTCAACGTCGCCATCGCCGCGGCCGCGAGCGGTTCGCCGGTCAACCACGTCGCGGTCGCCGGCGGCGGCGATCCGGATCCGCTGCCGGCCTGCCCGGCCGCCGGCAATCCGCAGTGCGCGCAGACGCCGGCGCCGATCGCGGTCAACGTCAGCCTGAGCCTGGTCAAGAGCGAATTGCCGTTGGCTTCGACCTACACCCCGGGCCGCCCGACCACTTACACCTTGCACGCCTGCAACACCAACGGCCCGGCGGTGGCCAACGGCGCCACCCTCAGCGACCCGCTGCCCAAGGGCGTGAAGCTGTCGGGCGCGTGGAGCTGCGCCGGCACCGGCGGCGGCACCTGCCCGGCCAGCGGCGGCAACGCCGGCGACACCACGGTCGCGCTGACCGGCGTGGTCCTGCCGGTGGGCGCCTGCATCGACGTGCAGGTGCCGGTGCTGTTCGATCAGGCGCCGGCGACCTACTACTAA
- a CDS encoding nucleoside 2-deoxyribosyltransferase domain-containing protein, producing the protein MKTRWAALTLAAAMIAPAGAAQPQAAKADAAMPQAAAAAANAMPAQANAPASEAKTSASTQPSSSTQADSAQPAATSQLVRSPQPIPADDRLKVFLAGSIDMGGTRDWQAQFARELADEGVVLLNPRREDWNPAWKPVAEEPEFRRQVEWELAALQRADVIAMYLAPGSQAPVSLLELGLHAGSGKVLLACPDGFWRKGNVDIVAQRYGIPRYDSLPALAQAVRARLAELRRARAR; encoded by the coding sequence ATGAAAACGCGATGGGCGGCGTTGACGCTGGCGGCGGCGATGATCGCTCCGGCGGGCGCCGCCCAGCCGCAAGCGGCGAAGGCGGACGCGGCGATGCCGCAGGCGGCGGCCGCCGCCGCGAACGCGATGCCGGCGCAAGCGAACGCGCCGGCCTCCGAGGCGAAGACCTCCGCGTCGACGCAACCAAGTTCGTCGACGCAAGCCGATTCCGCGCAACCCGCCGCGACCTCGCAGCTGGTGCGCTCGCCGCAACCGATCCCGGCCGACGACCGCCTCAAGGTGTTCCTCGCCGGCAGCATCGACATGGGCGGCACCCGCGACTGGCAAGCGCAGTTCGCGCGCGAGCTCGCCGACGAAGGCGTGGTGCTGCTCAACCCGCGCCGCGAAGATTGGAACCCGGCGTGGAAGCCGGTCGCCGAGGAACCCGAGTTCCGCCGTCAGGTGGAATGGGAACTCGCCGCGCTGCAGCGCGCCGACGTGATCGCGATGTACCTCGCGCCGGGCTCGCAGGCGCCGGTCAGCCTGCTCGAACTCGGCCTGCACGCCGGCTCCGGCAAGGTGCTGCTGGCCTGCCCGGACGGGTTCTGGCGCAAGGGCAACGTCGACATCGTCGCCCAGCGCTACGGCATTCCCCGCTACGACTCGCTGCCCGCGCTGGCGCAGGCGGTGCGCGCGCGCTTGGCCGAACTGCGCCGCGCGCGGGCGCGCTGA
- a CDS encoding efflux RND transporter periplasmic adaptor subunit — protein sequence MSASADLLKELRIDRSRPPAPSGPGRGWLIGAAVLLAVLAAAGWLAFGRSAGAKVRTATVTAIGAGNGGAGASVLDATGYIVARRIATVSAKITGKVREVMIEEGQRVEEGQIMATLDPIDANAQRELSAAQLAAAQSDVARVQAQLKEAEANASRLSSLTQQQLVSRSQFDQAVAQRDSLRAQLLTAQRNVKVSGDGLRISDIGVDNTIVRAPFSGVVTAKAAQPGEIVSPLSAGGGFTRTGIGTIVDMDSLEIEVDVGESFIGRVKPKMPVEATLNAYPDWKIPAEVIAIIPTADRGKATVKVRIAIKSRDPRIVPDMGIRVSFLEAAKPAGAAPAKPSAMLPNAALAQRDGKDVAFVVEDGKARRTEVTLGRKLGEDREVTAGLSGGETVVLDPSDSLQDGAKVRVENDGSDSSDTR from the coding sequence ATGAGCGCATCCGCCGATCTGCTGAAGGAACTCCGCATCGACCGCAGCCGTCCGCCGGCCCCTTCGGGCCCGGGACGCGGTTGGCTGATCGGCGCGGCGGTGCTGCTGGCGGTGCTGGCGGCGGCGGGTTGGCTCGCCTTCGGCCGCAGCGCGGGCGCCAAGGTGCGCACCGCCACCGTCACCGCGATCGGCGCCGGCAACGGCGGCGCCGGCGCCTCGGTGCTCGACGCCACCGGCTACATCGTCGCCCGTCGCATCGCCACGGTCTCGGCCAAGATCACCGGCAAGGTGCGCGAGGTGATGATCGAAGAAGGCCAGCGGGTCGAAGAAGGCCAGATCATGGCCACGCTCGATCCGATCGACGCCAACGCCCAGCGCGAACTCAGCGCCGCCCAGCTCGCCGCCGCGCAAAGCGATGTCGCGCGCGTGCAGGCCCAGCTCAAGGAAGCCGAAGCCAACGCGTCGCGCCTGTCGTCGCTGACCCAGCAGCAGTTGGTGTCGCGCTCGCAGTTCGATCAAGCCGTCGCCCAGCGCGATTCGCTGCGCGCTCAGCTGCTGACCGCGCAGCGCAACGTCAAGGTGTCCGGCGACGGCCTGCGCATCTCCGACATCGGCGTGGACAACACCATCGTGCGCGCGCCGTTCTCCGGCGTGGTTACCGCCAAGGCCGCGCAGCCGGGCGAAATCGTCTCGCCCTTGTCGGCCGGCGGCGGCTTCACCCGCACCGGCATCGGCACCATCGTCGATATGGATTCGCTGGAGATCGAAGTCGACGTCGGCGAATCCTTCATCGGCCGGGTCAAGCCGAAGATGCCGGTGGAAGCCACGCTCAACGCTTACCCGGACTGGAAGATTCCGGCCGAAGTGATCGCGATCATCCCCACCGCCGACCGCGGCAAGGCCACGGTCAAGGTGCGCATCGCGATCAAGAGCCGCGATCCGCGCATCGTCCCGGACATGGGCATCCGCGTCAGCTTCCTCGAAGCCGCCAAACCCGCCGGCGCCGCGCCGGCGAAGCCGAGCGCGATGCTGCCCAACGCCGCGCTGGCCCAGCGCGACGGCAAGGACGTGGCGTTCGTGGTCGAAGACGGCAAGGCCCGCCGCACCGAGGTGACGCTGGGCCGCAAGCTCGGCGAAGACCGCGAAGTCACCGCCGGTTTGAGCGGCGGCGAGACCGTGGTGCTCGATCCGTCGGACTCGCTGCAAGACGGCGCCAAGGTGCGTGTCGAAAACGACGGTTCCGATTCGTCGGATACACGGTGA
- a CDS encoding GNAT family N-acetyltransferase, whose product MTQAAVPEQIGEILALIREHGPNPWNYLPEQELAAHLAGIRRGRTQAMVALAGGEIVAVVTFEPSDAFHRYQPAGREIAWQGHVGEAVVHRGHRAQGLGSRLLELAVARMRAMGLREIYIERHEDNEGSAGMMRKAGFEVIDVYDDPRRRVVGSGRTSVSRFLARE is encoded by the coding sequence GTGACGCAAGCCGCTGTACCCGAGCAGATCGGCGAGATTTTGGCGCTGATCCGCGAACATGGGCCCAATCCCTGGAACTACCTGCCCGAGCAGGAGCTCGCCGCGCACTTGGCGGGGATCCGGCGTGGGCGCACCCAGGCGATGGTCGCGCTGGCCGGCGGCGAAATCGTGGCGGTAGTCACGTTCGAGCCGAGCGACGCCTTCCATCGCTATCAGCCGGCCGGGCGCGAGATCGCCTGGCAGGGCCATGTCGGCGAGGCGGTGGTGCATCGCGGCCACCGCGCGCAGGGGCTGGGTTCGCGCCTGCTGGAATTGGCGGTGGCGCGGATGCGCGCGATGGGGCTGCGCGAGATCTACATCGAGCGTCACGAAGACAACGAAGGATCGGCCGGGATGATGCGCAAGGCCGGCTTTGAGGTGATCGACGTGTACGACGACCCGCGCCGGCGCGTGGTCGGCAGCGGCCGCACCAGCGTGTCGCGGTTTCTCGCGCGGGAGTGA
- a CDS encoding Lrp/AsnC family transcriptional regulator produces MNVAPLVLDEFDHKLLELLQHDASATLSELGDAVGLSPSAVQRRMTRYRQDGLMRQVAVLDPMALGSTLAAVWVTMERESAEGNAAFHARVRAAPEVQQCYTLAGEWDYLVILATTGVAHCRQVVDRLFLDEGNVKRYDTHLVFDVVKHGLELPTRDAPRAARKRRGG; encoded by the coding sequence ATGAACGTTGCCCCCCTGGTCCTGGACGAATTCGATCACAAGCTGCTCGAGCTGCTCCAACACGACGCCTCGGCGACCCTGAGCGAGCTCGGCGATGCGGTCGGCCTGTCGCCGAGCGCGGTCCAGCGCCGCATGACCCGCTATCGCCAGGACGGCCTGATGCGTCAGGTCGCCGTGCTCGACCCGATGGCCCTGGGCAGCACCCTGGCCGCGGTGTGGGTCACCATGGAACGCGAATCCGCCGAAGGCAACGCCGCCTTCCACGCCCGCGTGCGCGCCGCGCCGGAGGTGCAGCAGTGTTACACGCTGGCCGGCGAATGGGATTACCTGGTGATCCTGGCCACCACCGGCGTCGCCCACTGCCGGCAGGTGGTGGACCGCTTGTTCCTCGACGAAGGCAACGTCAAGCGCTACGACACCCACCTCGTGTTCGACGTGGTCAAGCACGGACTGGAACTGCCCACGCGCGATGCGCCGCGCGCGGCGCGCAAGCGGCGTGGCGGTTGA
- a CDS encoding ABC transporter permease, with the protein MKYFHLIWAELMRRKTRTLLTLLSIVAAFLLFGLLDGVRESFDQAGNSANGAKRLQTGSRLSFIQPLPMSLNDRIGQVPGVKQVSYANWFGGAYQDPHNQIFSFAVAPNYLDLFPEINVDKAQRKAFDDTRTGVLVGAQLMQRFGWKVGQKLPLQSTIFPTRDGSKNWSFDIVGVISAADKKTGGWYDQMVLMHWKYFDDSNPYNRGQVGWYVTEVSDVNQADRVAKAIDAISANSDHESKTQTEAASAANWMKQMADIGLIVGSIMGAVFFTLVLLTGNTMAQAVRERTSELAVLKTIGFPDRSVLTLVLAESVLLLLIGGVIGVGLAGLLGPIVSAGSRGAINVPPIGASSWLLALGLMVAIGLVVGALPAIRAMRLNIVDALSGR; encoded by the coding sequence ATGAAATATTTCCATCTCATCTGGGCGGAGCTGATGCGGCGCAAGACCCGCACGCTGCTGACCCTGTTGTCGATCGTCGCCGCGTTCTTGCTGTTCGGCCTGCTCGACGGCGTGCGCGAGAGCTTCGACCAGGCCGGCAACAGCGCCAACGGCGCCAAGCGCCTGCAGACCGGTTCGCGGCTGTCCTTCATCCAACCGCTGCCGATGTCGCTCAACGACCGCATCGGCCAGGTGCCGGGCGTGAAGCAGGTGTCCTACGCCAACTGGTTCGGCGGCGCCTATCAGGATCCGCACAACCAGATCTTCAGCTTCGCGGTGGCGCCGAACTATCTCGACCTGTTCCCGGAAATCAACGTCGACAAAGCCCAGCGCAAGGCCTTCGACGACACCCGCACCGGCGTGCTGGTCGGCGCCCAGCTGATGCAGCGCTTCGGCTGGAAAGTCGGGCAAAAGCTGCCGCTGCAATCGACCATCTTCCCGACCCGCGACGGCAGCAAGAACTGGAGCTTCGACATCGTCGGGGTGATCTCCGCAGCCGACAAGAAGACCGGCGGCTGGTACGACCAGATGGTGCTGATGCACTGGAAGTACTTCGACGATTCCAATCCGTACAACCGCGGTCAGGTCGGCTGGTACGTCACCGAAGTGAGCGACGTGAATCAGGCCGACCGCGTGGCCAAGGCCATCGACGCGATCTCGGCCAACTCCGACCACGAGAGCAAGACCCAGACCGAAGCCGCCTCGGCCGCGAACTGGATGAAGCAGATGGCCGACATCGGCCTGATCGTGGGTTCGATCATGGGCGCGGTGTTCTTCACCCTGGTGCTGCTGACCGGCAACACCATGGCCCAGGCGGTGCGCGAACGCACCTCGGAACTGGCCGTGCTCAAGACCATCGGTTTCCCCGACCGCAGCGTGCTGACCTTGGTGCTGGCCGAATCGGTGTTGCTGCTGTTGATCGGCGGCGTGATCGGCGTGGGCTTGGCCGGCTTGCTCGGCCCCATCGTCAGCGCCGGCAGCCGCGGCGCGATCAACGTGCCGCCGATCGGCGCCAGCAGTTGGTTGCTCGCGCTCGGGTTGATGGTCGCCATCGGTTTGGTGGTCGGCGCGCTGCCGGCGATCCGGGCGATGCGCCTCAACATCGTCGACGCCCTGTCCGGGCGCTAA